From Fusobacterium varium:
TCCAATGAATATAACAAGATGTTCAAATAATTATGGACCATATCAATTTCCAGAAAAACTGATACCACTTATTATAAAAAATATACTGGAAGGTAAGAAACTGCCAGTGTATGGAGATGGAAGTAATGTAAGAGACTGGCTGTATGTAAAAGATCATAATAAAGCAGTAGATATGGTAATAAATAAAGGAAGATTAGGGGAAGTATATAATATTGGTGGTTTTAATGAAGAAAAGAATATAAATATAGTAAAACTGACAATAGATACAATAGCTAAGATAATGAAAGAAGAACCAGAGTACAGGAAAGTATTGAAAACAGAAGCAGAGAATATATCATATGACTTAATAAGTTATGTACAGGACAGATTGGGGCATGATGCAAGATATGCAATAGACCCAGAAAAGATAGTAACAGAATTAGGATGGTATCCAGAAACATCATTTGATGAGGGAATAGAAAAGACAATAAGGTGGTATTTGGATAATCAGGAATGGGCAGAGAAGGTTTTAAATAAATAATAAATGAGAATTTTAATTTAAAAGAGATTGGTTTAAAAGCCAGTCTCTTTTTTTTATTTAAAAAAAGAGATATAAGTAAATAGTTTTAATTGAATTAGAGAATAGTATTTGACAATAAAAAACAAAACTATAAATTGTTATAAAATAAAAGTTCTCTTTAATATAATAAAGCGAACTTTTGAAGTAGAATTTTATATATTATTATAACCTTTAATATTAAAAAAAACAATAAGTAAATAATTTTTTTAAAAAATAGGGTAAAAAAATAAGCTCTGAAAAAATAATGATTTAAATCAATTTAATGTTCGCTTTATTATATTAAAGAGAATATTTTGAAACACAATATCAACATAAAAATATTGCTTAAAGAGTTTAAAATTAATTTTAAAGAAGATTATTGACAATAAAAACAATCGTTTTATATTTGCTATTTTTAAAAAAATAAAATAATTTTATTTGTAAAAAAATTAATCTTAAAGAATATTAATCAATAAATTTAAAAAGTATTCTAAATTTAAAAAGTAGAAAAAAATAATTATATAATGTATAATTTTACTTGAAAATTATTTTTATTATCTTTAAAAGTAAATAAAAAATATAAAATCAATTATTATAAATTATTTTGGGGGAATTATGCTAAGAAAAATAAATAGAGCATTTCAGGATTATATGCGGGAAAAAAGGTTGAGGTTAGGAAAATACATATGGGATAGAAAAAGAGATAAAGAAGAAATAAAGTCAGGGAACTTTATAGAAAAGAATAATATAAAAAAAATATTATTCATGAGATATGATGGAAAAATAGGAGATATGGTAATAAATACTTTAATGTTTAGAGAAATAAAAAAGAAATATCCATATATAGAAATAGGAGTGGTAACAAAAGGTGGAGCAAAAGCAGTAATAGAAAATAATCCAAATGTAGATAAAATATATGAATATAAAAAAGATAGAAAAAGTATAAAAAAATTATCTTTGGAAATAGCAGCAGAAAAATATGATTTATTAATAGATTTTTCAGAGATGCTGAGAGTAAATCAAATGATGCTGATAAATTTATGTAAAGCAAGATTTAATATGGGATTAAATAAAGAAAATTGGAAAATATTTGATATATCTTACACAAAACCTACAGGTTATATTCATGTAACAGAAATATATAAAAATATTTTAGAAAAATTGGGAATAAAGAATATAGATATAAGTTATGAATTATTTTTTATTGAGCGCCAAAAAAGTAAAATTGAAGAATTGTTAAAGAAATTAAAACATAAAAAAATAGTTGTATTCAATCCATTTGCAGCAAGTAAACATAGAAATATAAATTTGGAAAATATAGTAAAAATAGGAAAAATAATACTTGAGGATGAAAATAATATATTAATGTTTATAGGAGAAGAGAAAAGAAAAAAAGAACTTGAAAATGTAATGAGAGAATTAGGGAATAATACCTTTTTTCCAGAGTTTAAAGATATAATGGAGACTTCATATTTAATAAGTAAAGCAGATTTAGTAATAACTCCAGATACATCAATAGTTCATATATCAGCAGCTTTTAAAAGAAAATTGATAGCAATTTATAGAATAGATGGTAAAGCTGAAAATGAAATAAATAGATATTTATGGGGACCTAATTATAAAGAAGCGGTACAGATATTTTCAAAAGATTTTGCAATTAAGAATGGGGAAGAGCCAGATATTAATAAATTTGATATGAAAGAACTTGAAAATGAGATAAAAAAATATCTTAGAAAACAGGAGAAAATATGAGTAAAATCAGAGGTTTTTTTATAAGATTAGTAGGAATGAAGAAAAAAGAAAAAAATATAGAATTAAAAGATATAAAAAGGATATTGATTCCAGGAGGAAGAATAGGGGATATGGTATGTGAAACACCATTAATTAGGGAATTACATGAACTTTTTCCTAATGCAGAGATAGATGTTTACCTTGATAAGATAGTAGCCCCATTATTTAAGAATTGTCCATATTTAAATGTTATAGAAACCAAAAGAGGAAGTAGATTTGTACATAAAGTAAAAATATTAAGAATTATATCCTCTTGGTATGATGCACTATTAAAGAGAAAAAAATATGATTTATATTTTGAATTTGCGAATGGATTAAGATTTTACAGCATATTTGCGCTGAGGATAATGAAACCAAGATATAGTATAGGGGTATTAAGAGAAGAGAAGCATGGAATAAAAAAGGATGAATTAACTATTTTTGATGTATATATAAAGAAAAGCAAAAGTAAACATATGAGAGATATAAGTTTAGCAGGAATAGAAGTATTAGGGAAAAATATAAAAAATAGAAAATATGAGTTATTTTTAGGAGAAGCAGAGGAAAGATATAAAGATTATTTTTATAAGGAAAATATAAATATAATATTTAATTATACAGGTGGAAATATAAAGAAAAATTTATCGATAGAAGAAGTGAAAGAAAGTTGTAAAAAACTTATAGAAATAGATAAAAGAATAGTTGTGTATGTAATGACACTTCCAGATAAATATGAAGAATTGGAAGAAGAGATAAAGAAATGGGAAGAAAAGCGAATAAAAATTTGCGATAAGACGCAAGATATAGCAGAAGCAGCGGGAATGATAAAATATATAGATATATTGGTAAGTGTAGATACAGGAGTAGTACATATAGCATCAGCTTATAATAAACCAGTGATTTCAATATTTCCAGATAATGAAAACAGTATAGAATATTTTTCTCCTAAGTCAGAATTAAGTTATGTAATAAAGTGTGAAGACAGGAGCTGGATAAGAGATTTTGATAAAGAAAAGATGAAAAAGTACATGGAAGAAATAATAGATAAATTAAAATAATGGAAGGTATAAATGAAGAAAAAATATTATTTGAAAAAGTCATATATAAAAAATCTATTAAATATGTATATAACAAGATTTTTCTTAATTTTATTTTTTAAAAAGAGGGAGAATCCAGAAAATATTTTAATAAAAATTTCTGATGGAATAGGAGATGTAGTAATAAGAAGTAGATTATCAGAAAAATTAATAGAAAGATTTGGAAAAGATAAGGTTTATTTTTTAATGCAGGAAAACTATAAACAATTAGGAGAAATATTAGGATATAAAGTAATTGGAATTTCAAAATCAGAAAAATATAATTTATTAAAAAGAATCAGAAAATTCTTTGAAATAAATAAATTAGGAATAAAAAGATTTATAAATCTTGAATATACAAATGATAGTGTAGTAGGAAATATAATAGCTGAAGAAAAAATAGGAGTTTTGGATACAGATCCAGCAGTAGAAATTTATAATAAATTTTATACAAAGGTAATTAGGTTGAATAGAAATGAAAAAATATTAAATCAAATAAAGATTATAGGGGAAAATATACTGGACAGGAATTTGAGAGCAGATGAGTTAATTCCAGATTTAAAAGTGGGTAAAAACTCAAAAAATGAAGGAATAGTTATAGCAGTGGGCTCAACTTCACGAGAGAAAGTATGTAGCCCATACATGATGCTGGAATATATAAAAGAAATAAAAAAAGAGTTTCCAGAAGAAAAAATATATTTAGTGGGAAATGGTAAATTACAGTTAGAATATGCAGAATATTTAATGGGAAATTTAAAAGAATTTAAAATGGAAAATTTGGTGAATAAAACAAATTTAAAAGAAGTGTTTAAAATAATAGCAGAATCTAGATTATTTATAGGGTTTGATTCAGGATTGTATAATTATAGCTATTCATTGAGAAAAAAAACAATAGCATTATTTAAAGATTTAAGTAGTCCATTTAAACATGAAGCAGATTGGGTAAAAGTTTTAGGACCAGAAAAAGAGAGAATAGATAATGTTGAAGATGAAAATTATCCAAATAGAGAAATAAATAATATATCAATAGAAACTTTAAAAAAAGCTCTGGAAGGAATGAAAGAATATGAAAAACAAAGTAATATTTAGAAGTGGAAGTTTAAGAATGGGAGGACTAGAAAGAGTTTTAATAGAAGTTCTTCAAACAATAGATAGAGAAAAATTTGATATTTATCTTGTAATAGATGATGATTGTGGAGAAGAAAATATATTTGAAAAAGATATACCAAAAGATATAAAGTATTTTTTTCTTAAATCAGAAGAAATGATAAGAGAAACAGAGAAATATAAAGCAAGAAAGAAAAATATCGTGTATAAGTTAATGTATAACCTAATGATGGAAAAAGAAAATAGAATTATGTATAAAAATATGCAGCAAATATTAAAAGAACTTGGAGAAATAGATGTAATAGTAGATTTTGATGCAGGAGCTTCAAAGTATATAGAAAAATTAGACATCAAAAAGAAAATAGTATGGATTCATAATTCTATACCTAATTTAAAGAAAAAAGGAAGTAAGATAAAAAGATTTGGAAAAAGATTGGAAAAATATGATAGAGTAATAGCTATATGTGATGAAATGAAGGAGGAAATAGAAAATATATACCCAAATTTAAATGGGAAAGTAAGCAGAATATATAATCCATTTAATTTTGAAAGAATAGAGAAATTAATGAATGATGAAAGTGAATTAACAACAGAGCAAATAAAAATGCTTAATGAGGATTATTGTATTGCCATAGCAAGATTAGATAATGTTCAAAAAGATTTCCTGACATTGGTGAGAGCATATAAGAATGTTAAAGATAGTGGAATACAAGATAAACTATATATTATAGGAGATGGACCTTCAAAAGAAGAAATAATAAATGAAATAAAAAAATTAAATTTAGAAGAAAATATTAAATTAGTAGGTCTTTCAAAGAATCCATATGTATGGTTAAAAAAATCTAAATTGTTTGTACATAGTTCTAAATATGAAGGATTACCAACAGTGTTAATAGAGGCATTGATATGTAATAAGATGATAATTTCTTCAAATTGTCCAACAGGACCTAAAGAAATATTAAAAGGTGAAAGTTGTGGAAAATTGTTTAAAGTTGGAGATACAGAAGAACTGGGAAATTATTTAGTAGAATTTTTATCTAGTGAAGAAAATAGAGAGAAGTATGAAAAAAATGTAGTCATAAGGAAAGAGGAATTTAATAAAAATAAAGTGATAAAAGAATATGAAAAATTAATAGAAGAGATATAGAATGAGGATAATAAGATGATAAAAAAAAAGAAATATAAAGAATACAATATATATTATCCAGAAGAAGAAATATTTTATGAAAAAATAGGGAAGCAAATAGTTGATAAAGAATATAAAGAATTAGAAATATATAAGAATACAGAAAGAAATTATGTAGCCAAAATAGAAATAGAAGGAGAAAAGTATATATTAAAATCTCCTAAATCAGAAACAATAATACCTCAAAGAAGAGTACAAACTTTAATAAAAAATGGGGAAGCATTAAATACTTTGCTAAATGTAAGAGAAAGAATAAAAGAAGGAATTACAGAATATGCAGTTCCATTTTTAGCTATAGTGAAGAAAGGTATTTTTATAAAAGAAAGTTACATATTAATGGAATGTATAGAGGGAGAACCAATAAAGAGTGTTGCAGATATAGATAAAATAATGGAAATGGCTAATAAATTGCATAAAGAAAAAATATATCATGGAGATTTAAATACTTCAAATTTTATAAAAACCAAAAATGGGATAAGGATAATAGACACTCAAGGAAAAAAGGAAAAGTATTTTTATTTTAAAAGATGGAATGACTTTTTTATAATGCAAAATGACTTATTGGTAATAGAAAAAGGCTATAAAGTGAAAGAAGAATATTACAAAAAGAGAAAGAATATATCATATTATATGATTTTAGCTATGAGAAAAATAAAAAAGCTAAAATTTGTTGAACAACTAAAATTAAGGAAAAAAGAATTGAGAAAAAAAGGTTGGAGAATATAAAAAAATATTAAAATAAAGAGGGAAAAAATGGAAAAAATAAAAGTTGGACTTTTAGTTGAAGAATTTTATGATAAAGATTTAGGTGGTTTTGGAGGATATGGAATTTTAGCTAAAGAATATATTACTAAATATTTACCTTTTGAAGAAATAGAAATAGAGGTTATAATAGGGAGTAATTCAAAAAAAGAATCAAAAACAATAGTAAGAGATGGAATAAAAATACATTATTTGCCTAAAAATTGGTCTAGTAAATTTGATATTGATTTTATATATTTATCAAAAGTAAAAAAATTTTTTAAAGAACAAAAATTTGATATATATATGAGTATAGAAATGAGTAAAATAGCTTATGAAGTTTTAAAAAGAGAAAAAAGTAAAAAATTAATACTTTGGATTCAGGATCCTAGACCTAAATATGATTGGGAAGAGATAAAAAGTGTCACATTGTCAAATGAATATGATAGTTACTTGAATTATTATTCTAAATGGGAAAAAAAAATACAAAAATTATTAAATAAATTAAATATGGAAAATAGGCTTATATTGATATCCCAAGGAAAATATTTAAAGAAAAAAGCAATAGATCTTTATAAGTTACCTCAAAGTGTTGAAATAAAGTATTTTCCAAATCCTGTAGAAATACAAAATAATATTAATTTTAATTTAAAGAAAGATTCTGTTATATTTTTAGGAAGACTAACTCCAGTGAAGAGACCATGGATATATTTTGAATTAGCAAAATTTTTTCCAGAAAAAATATTCTATGTTTGTGGACAAGGTTATGAAATAAATGAAATATTAGAAAAATATAAAGGAATAAAAAACTTGAAATTTATGGGTCATGTTTCTGGGGAACAAAAAGATAAATTATTGAGAGAAGCTAAAGTATTGGTGAATACATCAATACATGAAGCAATACCTGTTTCTTTTTTAGAAGCAATATCATATGGATTAAAAATTTTAAGTTGTCAAAATCCTGATAACATAACTATAGATAATGGATATTTTACAGGAATAGTTTTAGGAGATGGATTTGATGAATTAGAAAAGTTCCGAAATGGATTAAAATATTGTTTTGATAATTATAATGAATCTGAAATTTTAGAATCTTTAATTAAAATAAAGAAAAACCATGATCTTTTTAAATTTATAGAAGAAGGAAGAAAAATTATAAAAAATGGGGTAAGAAATGAAAGAAATTAATTTAACCATAGCAGTAGCAATATATAATATAGAAAAATATCTTCCTAAATGTTTAGAAAGCTTATTGAATCAAAGTATAAAAGAGAATTATGAAATCTTATTGATTAATGATGGCTCAACAGATAACTCCTTAAAAATATGTGAAGAATTTTTAATAAAAGGATTAAAAGCAGAAATATTGACTAAAAAAAATGAAGGTTTGAGTAGTGTCAGAAATTTAGCAATAAATGAAGCTAAAGGAAAGTATATTTTTTTTATTGATGGAGATGATTGGATAGAAAAAAATACTATTGGAACAATTTTTAGCAATATAGAAGATTTTGATATGTTAACTTTTGGATTTAATTGGAATTTTCCAGAGGAATTGATAGTAGATTTGAGATTTCAAAAAAATGAAATATTTAATGAGGATATAGAAAATGAAATATTTAA
This genomic window contains:
- a CDS encoding putative lipopolysaccharide core heptosyltransferase, giving the protein MLRKINRAFQDYMREKRLRLGKYIWDRKRDKEEIKSGNFIEKNNIKKILFMRYDGKIGDMVINTLMFREIKKKYPYIEIGVVTKGGAKAVIENNPNVDKIYEYKKDRKSIKKLSLEIAAEKYDLLIDFSEMLRVNQMMLINLCKARFNMGLNKENWKIFDISYTKPTGYIHVTEIYKNILEKLGIKNIDISYELFFIERQKSKIEELLKKLKHKKIVVFNPFAASKHRNINLENIVKIGKIILEDENNILMFIGEEKRKKELENVMRELGNNTFFPEFKDIMETSYLISKADLVITPDTSIVHISAAFKRKLIAIYRIDGKAENEINRYLWGPNYKEAVQIFSKDFAIKNGEEPDINKFDMKELENEIKKYLRKQEKI
- a CDS encoding putative lipopolysaccharide core heptosyltransferase produces the protein MSKIRGFFIRLVGMKKKEKNIELKDIKRILIPGGRIGDMVCETPLIRELHELFPNAEIDVYLDKIVAPLFKNCPYLNVIETKRGSRFVHKVKILRIISSWYDALLKRKKYDLYFEFANGLRFYSIFALRIMKPRYSIGVLREEKHGIKKDELTIFDVYIKKSKSKHMRDISLAGIEVLGKNIKNRKYELFLGEAEERYKDYFYKENINIIFNYTGGNIKKNLSIEEVKESCKKLIEIDKRIVVYVMTLPDKYEELEEEIKKWEEKRIKICDKTQDIAEAAGMIKYIDILVSVDTGVVHIASAYNKPVISIFPDNENSIEYFSPKSELSYVIKCEDRSWIRDFDKEKMKKYMEEIIDKLK
- a CDS encoding putative ADP-heptose:LPS heptosyltransferase, which encodes MKKKYYLKKSYIKNLLNMYITRFFLILFFKKRENPENILIKISDGIGDVVIRSRLSEKLIERFGKDKVYFLMQENYKQLGEILGYKVIGISKSEKYNLLKRIRKFFEINKLGIKRFINLEYTNDSVVGNIIAEEKIGVLDTDPAVEIYNKFYTKVIRLNRNEKILNQIKIIGENILDRNLRADELIPDLKVGKNSKNEGIVIAVGSTSREKVCSPYMMLEYIKEIKKEFPEEKIYLVGNGKLQLEYAEYLMGNLKEFKMENLVNKTNLKEVFKIIAESRLFIGFDSGLYNYSYSLRKKTIALFKDLSSPFKHEADWVKVLGPEKERIDNVEDENYPNREINNISIETLKKALEGMKEYEKQSNI
- a CDS encoding glycosyltransferase; translated protein: MKNKVIFRSGSLRMGGLERVLIEVLQTIDREKFDIYLVIDDDCGEENIFEKDIPKDIKYFFLKSEEMIRETEKYKARKKNIVYKLMYNLMMEKENRIMYKNMQQILKELGEIDVIVDFDAGASKYIEKLDIKKKIVWIHNSIPNLKKKGSKIKRFGKRLEKYDRVIAICDEMKEEIENIYPNLNGKVSRIYNPFNFERIEKLMNDESELTTEQIKMLNEDYCIAIARLDNVQKDFLTLVRAYKNVKDSGIQDKLYIIGDGPSKEEIINEIKKLNLEENIKLVGLSKNPYVWLKKSKLFVHSSKYEGLPTVLIEALICNKMIISSNCPTGPKEILKGESCGKLFKVGDTEELGNYLVEFLSSEENREKYEKNVVIRKEEFNKNKVIKEYEKLIEEI
- a CDS encoding lipopolysaccharide core biosynthesis protein, which produces MIKKKKYKEYNIYYPEEEIFYEKIGKQIVDKEYKELEIYKNTERNYVAKIEIEGEKYILKSPKSETIIPQRRVQTLIKNGEALNTLLNVRERIKEGITEYAVPFLAIVKKGIFIKESYILMECIEGEPIKSVADIDKIMEMANKLHKEKIYHGDLNTSNFIKTKNGIRIIDTQGKKEKYFYFKRWNDFFIMQNDLLVIEKGYKVKEEYYKKRKNISYYMILAMRKIKKLKFVEQLKLRKKELRKKGWRI
- a CDS encoding glycosyltransferase, which encodes MEKIKVGLLVEEFYDKDLGGFGGYGILAKEYITKYLPFEEIEIEVIIGSNSKKESKTIVRDGIKIHYLPKNWSSKFDIDFIYLSKVKKFFKEQKFDIYMSIEMSKIAYEVLKREKSKKLILWIQDPRPKYDWEEIKSVTLSNEYDSYLNYYSKWEKKIQKLLNKLNMENRLILISQGKYLKKKAIDLYKLPQSVEIKYFPNPVEIQNNINFNLKKDSVIFLGRLTPVKRPWIYFELAKFFPEKIFYVCGQGYEINEILEKYKGIKNLKFMGHVSGEQKDKLLREAKVLVNTSIHEAIPVSFLEAISYGLKILSCQNPDNITIDNGYFTGIVLGDGFDELEKFRNGLKYCFDNYNESEILESLIKIKKNHDLFKFIEEGRKIIKNGVRNERN